The following are from one region of the Lytechinus variegatus isolate NC3 chromosome 4, Lvar_3.0, whole genome shotgun sequence genome:
- the LOC121414400 gene encoding protein D2-like — MDKFREYKIVPDIIDDRPVEVLSVQWKRTRTKCYPGDTLTPTQVHTIPVIDWRARHECLHTIVFVHLGPVGEPVDEELHWLVFNVPGENMVKGQVHAEYLESGPAEGTGFHRYVYLVYRQESKIDPFSKFPYKPRRLDGRKPWNTREFAKKCNLGEPIAGNFYLAEFDESVPGFIQEITGSTGHFLDDSD, encoded by the exons ATGGACAAGTTTCGGGAGTACAAGATCGTGCCTGATATCATTGACGATCGGCCAGTGGAAGTGTTGTCGGTGCAATGGAAGAGAACTCGCACAAAGTGTTACCCGGGTGATACGCTAACCCCGACTCAG GTCCACACCATACCCGTCATCGATTGGCGTGCCCGCCACGAATGCCTCCACACAATCGTGTTCGTCCACCTCGGACCCGTGGGTGAGCCGGTCGACGAGGAGCTGCATTGGCTGGTCTTCAACGTCCCCGGAGAAAACATGGTCAAGGGCCAGGTCCATGCCGAGTACCTTGAATCGGGCCCGGCGGAAGGAACGG GATTTCATCGCTATGTTTACCTGGTGTACCGTCAAGAAAGTAAGATCGACCCGTTTTCCAAGTTTCCCTACAAGCCCCGGCGACTCGACGGCCGAAAGCCTTGGAACACCCGTGAATTCGCCAAGAAGTGTAACCTCGGTGAACCGATAGCGGGAAACTTCTACCTTGCCGAGTTCGATGAATCGGTTCCCGGGTTCATCCAGGAGATCACTGGCAGCACGGGCCACTTCTTAGACGATTCAGACTGA